From Mya arenaria isolate MELC-2E11 chromosome 1, ASM2691426v1, a single genomic window includes:
- the LOC128233984 gene encoding lanC-like protein 2 has protein sequence MGDRHYENNIKDYGGEDLVGSDGKLIDKYCTPLKQGIEHMLERLYTGLENEDDDNYSVYTGIGGIALLHLRLYSYKNSDRGQLECALDCLKPALKRLKGRRISFLCGDAGPLALGAVVYSKLGNTAASADCIKRLEALHKAVCEDPSLPDELLYGRVGYMYALLLVRKHCGNDSIHMDIVLQVYKCVIDSGLHMSQQQRWKHPLMYAWHDKHYLGAAHGLAGIYYMLMQVSDSSVQKYIQELVRPSLEWMLTLQFPSGNCPSSLGSSTGDKLVHWCHGAPGWIHTFVEAYKLFGEDRYLQAAVRCADVIWERGLLRKGYGICHGTTGNAYAFLAMYQLTDDKKYLHRAYEFGMFCIHQRPPRIPDAPYSMFEGLAGTIYFLVELLTPSEARFPAFAF, from the exons TTGATTGACAAGTACTGTACACCTTTAAAGCAGGGAATAGAACATATGTTAGAGAGATTGTACACTGGGCTAGAAAATGAAGATGATGATAATTACTCTGTTTACACTGGAATAGGAG GCATTGCCTTGCTGCACCTCCGACTGTACTCGTACAAGAATTCTGATAGAGGCCAGCTTGAGTGTGCACTTGACTGCTTGAAACCAGCGCTTAAAAGGTTAAAG GGTCGAAGGATCTCTTTTCTCTGTGGAGATGCCGGTCCACTTGCACTAGGAGCAGTGGTTTATTCCAAGCTTGGGAATACTGCGGCATCTGCGGACTGTATCAAACG ACTTGAAGCTTTACACAAGGCAGTATGTGAAGATCCATCTTTGCCTGACGAACTGTTGTATGGTAGGGTTGGCTATATGTACGCCCTGTTGTTAGTCAGAAAACATTGTGGGAATGATAGCATTCATATGGATATTGTGTTACAG GTGTACAAATGTGTGATAGACTCGGGACTTCACATGTCCCAACAACAACGGTGGAAACACCCTCTCATGTACGCCTGGCATGACAAGCATTATCTTGGGGCTGCCCATGGACTAGCTGGGATATACTATATGCTAATGCAG GTCTCGGATTCTTCGGTCCagaaatacatacaagaatTAGTACGACCTAGCCTCGAGTGGATGTTAACCCTCCAATTCCCTTCCGGTAATTGCCCCTCCTCATTGGGGTCCTCAACGGGCGATAAGCTGGTACACTGGTGTCATGGGGCTCCGGGCTGGATACACACTTTCGTCGAGGCATATAAG TTGTTTGGGGAGGACCGCTACCTCCAGGCGGCAGTCAGATGCGCGGACGTCATCTGGGAGAGGGGCCTCCTCCGGAAGGGTTATGGGATTTGTCACGGTACCACGGGCAACGCCTACGCATTCCTTGCCATGTACCAGCTGACTGATGATAAAAAGTATCTTCATAGAGCTTATGAG TTTGGAATGTTTTGTATTCATCAGAGACCACCAAGAATTCCCGATGCTCCTTACTCGATGTTTGAAG GTTTGGCTGGTACGATCTACTTCCTCGTGGAGCTCCTGACACCATCAGAGGCACGGTTCCCGGCATTTGCTTTCTAA